The following proteins are encoded in a genomic region of Sulfurospirillum arsenophilum NBRC 109478:
- the rplU gene encoding 50S ribosomal protein L21 produces the protein MYAIIKNGGKQYKVQEGDYLNVDKLDAQPKEKIVVTEVLAVNNGELKVGAPFVNGATVELEVVTEGKDKKVITFKKRRRKDSKVKRGFRRQYTRVKVVSIKA, from the coding sequence ATGTATGCAATTATAAAAAATGGCGGGAAGCAGTATAAAGTTCAAGAAGGCGACTACTTAAATGTCGACAAACTTGACGCTCAGCCAAAAGAGAAAATAGTAGTGACGGAAGTTTTAGCTGTGAACAATGGCGAACTCAAAGTGGGTGCCCCATTCGTCAATGGTGCTACAGTAGAACTCGAAGTTGTTACTGAAGGCAAAGACAAAAAAGTTATAACTTTCAAAAAACGTAGACGTAAAGACTCAAAAGTCAAACGTGGTTTTAGAAGACAATATACTAGAGTAAAAGTTGTAAGCATTAAAGCTTAA
- the rpmA gene encoding 50S ribosomal protein L27 → MAHKKGQGSTQNNRDSAGRRLGVKKFGGEFVRAGNIIIRQRGTKVHVGNNVGIGVDHTIYALIDGFVQFKRKDKTRNKVSVIPASL, encoded by the coding sequence ATGGCTCACAAGAAAGGTCAGGGAAGTACCCAGAATAATAGAGACTCAGCTGGACGTAGACTGGGTGTTAAAAAATTTGGTGGCGAGTTTGTACGTGCAGGCAATATTATTATTCGCCAACGTGGAACAAAAGTACATGTAGGAAATAACGTAGGTATTGGTGTAGATCACACTATCTATGCATTGATCGATGGTTTTGTTCAATTTAAACGTAAAGATAAAACACGAAACAAAGTTTCTGTTATCCCCGCAAGTTTATAA
- the obgE gene encoding GTPase ObgE — translation MFIDNVALTLSSGKGGPGSVSFRREKHVIQGGPDGGDGGRGGNVYFQIDRNTHTLSHFRNNQHLKAKNGEAGMGRKMYGKMGEHLIVTVPPGTQVLDAETGEVLLDLLEDNEKKLFLEGGMGGLGNTHFKSSTNQRPEFAQPGRPGLTKEIKLELKLIADVGLVGFPNVGKSTLISVLSNAQPEIANYEFTTLTPKLGVVVTDDFRSYVMADIPGIIEGASEGKGLGIEFLRHIERTKFLLFMVDLANYRDLKEQYYTLQQELRKFSEKLAHRDYAVALTRCDTLTPEEINEKVDLFLKLLGLEANDFTSKYKTREDLHSYGQDVHERERALPFFVMPISSVSNINVDPIKYALSDVITKVRDEKSSS, via the coding sequence ATGTTTATAGACAATGTAGCACTGACACTTAGTTCTGGCAAAGGCGGCCCTGGTTCTGTCTCTTTCCGTAGGGAAAAACATGTTATTCAAGGTGGACCTGATGGCGGTGACGGTGGTCGTGGTGGTAATGTTTATTTTCAAATCGATAGAAACACCCATACTCTTTCACACTTTCGTAACAATCAACACCTTAAAGCCAAAAATGGCGAAGCTGGTATGGGTCGAAAGATGTATGGCAAAATGGGTGAGCATTTAATTGTAACCGTTCCTCCTGGAACCCAAGTCCTTGACGCTGAAACAGGTGAAGTACTTTTAGACCTTCTCGAAGATAATGAGAAAAAACTCTTTTTGGAAGGTGGCATGGGTGGACTTGGTAATACTCACTTTAAAAGCTCAACCAATCAAAGACCTGAATTTGCACAACCAGGACGTCCTGGACTGACTAAAGAGATTAAGCTTGAACTAAAATTGATTGCGGATGTTGGTCTAGTAGGTTTTCCAAATGTTGGAAAATCAACACTCATCTCCGTTCTTTCTAACGCACAACCTGAAATTGCTAACTATGAATTTACAACCTTAACACCAAAACTAGGCGTTGTTGTAACCGATGATTTCCGCTCTTATGTTATGGCTGACATTCCTGGTATTATTGAAGGTGCGAGCGAAGGAAAAGGACTTGGTATTGAATTTTTGCGCCATATTGAGCGTACGAAATTTTTACTTTTCATGGTTGATCTTGCCAATTATCGTGATCTTAAAGAGCAATATTACACGCTTCAACAAGAGCTTCGCAAGTTTTCTGAAAAATTGGCACATCGTGATTATGCTGTTGCGCTTACACGTTGTGATACATTAACTCCTGAAGAGATCAATGAAAAAGTTGATCTATTTTTAAAACTCTTAGGGCTTGAAGCCAATGATTTTACGAGTAAGTATAAGACTAGGGAAGATTTACATTCTTATGGGCAAGATGTACATGAAAGAGAGCGAGCATTGCCCTTTTTTGTGATGCCAATTTCTTCCGTTTCTAATATCAATGTTGATCCTATAAAATATGCCCTATCTGATGTCATAACAAAGGTTCGTGATGAGAAGAGTAGTAGTTAA
- the proB gene encoding glutamate 5-kinase: protein MRRVVVKVGTHVLSEQNRLCKERILNLVEFLVALMENHEVILVSSGAVAAGYSVLKLDKKLLHNRQAIAAVGQPQLMATYNKKLEKFGKSGAQLLLTADDFDSRRRCYHAKCTIDTLLENGILPIINENDATATEELVFGDNDQLSSRVAYYFGADLLILLSDIDGYYDKDPHKHADATMRKIVHEIEPSELEIEKSANFAFATGGIVTKLKAADFLLERKKSMFIASGFDLSDVKSYMLEGVHKGGTLFTCKD from the coding sequence ATGAGAAGAGTAGTAGTTAAGGTTGGTACGCATGTGCTCAGCGAGCAGAACCGTTTATGCAAAGAGCGCATTCTCAATTTAGTTGAATTTTTAGTCGCACTTATGGAGAACCATGAAGTGATTTTAGTCTCTTCAGGTGCTGTTGCTGCTGGTTATTCTGTCTTAAAACTGGATAAAAAATTGCTTCACAATCGTCAAGCCATTGCTGCTGTGGGACAACCACAACTCATGGCTACGTACAATAAAAAATTAGAAAAATTTGGGAAAAGTGGTGCTCAACTCCTTTTAACAGCAGATGATTTTGACTCAAGAAGACGCTGTTACCATGCTAAATGTACGATTGACACGTTGCTTGAAAATGGTATTCTCCCTATTATCAATGAAAACGATGCAACGGCAACGGAAGAGCTTGTTTTTGGTGACAATGACCAACTCTCTTCTCGTGTCGCCTACTATTTTGGGGCAGACCTTCTTATTTTACTCTCAGACATTGATGGTTACTACGATAAAGATCCTCATAAACATGCAGATGCTACCATGCGTAAAATCGTTCATGAGATTGAACCTTCCGAATTGGAAATTGAAAAATCAGCCAATTTTGCTTTTGCAACGGGTGGCATTGTCACCAAGCTCAAAGCGGCAGACTTTTTACTTGAGCGCAAGAAATCGATGTTTATTGCCAGTGGTTTTGATTTAAGCGATGTCAAAAGTTATATGCTAGAGGGCGTTCATAAAGGCGGAACACTCTTTACATGTAAGGATTAA
- the fmt gene encoding methionyl-tRNA formyltransferase, which yields MRVVFMGTPSYATTILEALFKDTDIEVVLVVTQEDKPVGRKQVLTPPHIKAWLLEQDLHVEIFQPKSLRSEEAQLKIASYQPDFIVVAAYGQILPKVVLDIAPCINLHASLLPKYRGASPIQSTLLANETYAGVTSMLMEEGLDTGAMLGFLYLKIEPEHNASILFETLANLAAELTRVTLKNFTSLSPLTQMSANATHCKKIKKEDGLISFEQSAKSILTRYKALSPWPGLFIESGLKLLELELFNHEDEAVFGVIKEIKSEGVVITCKQGCILLKTLQPISKNAMNALDYIRGKRLNIGDTLV from the coding sequence ATGCGCGTTGTTTTCATGGGGACACCCTCTTATGCAACGACTATTTTAGAAGCATTGTTTAAAGATACAGATATTGAGGTAGTACTTGTCGTCACACAAGAGGATAAACCCGTTGGTCGAAAACAAGTACTGACACCTCCTCATATCAAAGCATGGCTCCTTGAGCAAGATTTACATGTAGAAATTTTTCAGCCAAAATCTCTGCGTTCAGAAGAGGCACAGCTAAAAATTGCCTCCTATCAACCCGATTTTATTGTGGTTGCTGCATACGGGCAAATATTGCCTAAGGTAGTCCTTGATATTGCACCATGCATCAATCTTCACGCTTCTTTGCTTCCAAAATACCGTGGAGCTAGTCCTATTCAGTCAACCCTCCTTGCGAATGAAACCTACGCAGGTGTTACTTCTATGTTGATGGAAGAAGGGTTAGATACAGGAGCAATGCTGGGATTTTTGTATTTGAAAATTGAGCCAGAACACAATGCTTCCATCTTATTTGAGACTTTAGCCAATTTAGCAGCAGAGCTTACGCGCGTGACACTCAAAAACTTTACATCGCTTTCTCCTTTGACCCAAATGAGTGCGAATGCAACACACTGTAAAAAGATCAAAAAAGAAGATGGCCTCATCTCATTTGAACAAAGTGCTAAAAGTATCCTCACTCGGTATAAAGCGCTCTCTCCTTGGCCAGGTCTTTTTATCGAGTCTGGGCTAAAACTGCTTGAGCTTGAACTTTTTAATCATGAAGATGAAGCTGTTTTTGGTGTGATTAAAGAGATAAAATCTGAAGGTGTTGTCATTACATGTAAACAAGGTTGCATCCTTCTTAAAACGCTTCAGCCTATCTCCAAAAATGCGATGAATGCGCTTGATTATATTCGTGGAAAAAGGCTTAACATTGGTGATACACTGGTTTGA
- a CDS encoding biotin--[acetyl-CoA-carboxylase] ligase, giving the protein MEKGLTLVIHWFDTLESTHQYLIASLREGTLLAPCAIGASQQTNGVGSRGNSWIGEAGNLFFSFCVEEKQLPLDLPLASVSIYFSALMKQILEEQGSKVWLKWPNDFYCNDTKIGGMITTKIGATIVGSIGLNLSIAPENFGTLDIIVTPNALAEDLIRKVEEKISWKKVFSKYKIEFDQNRNFSFHLDGKLVSLRDAILCDDGSIELENKKVYSLR; this is encoded by the coding sequence GTGGAAAAAGGCTTAACATTGGTGATACACTGGTTTGATACCCTAGAATCTACACATCAATATCTTATCGCCTCACTTCGCGAAGGTACACTTCTTGCACCATGTGCCATTGGAGCTTCACAACAGACCAATGGAGTTGGAAGTCGTGGAAATAGCTGGATCGGAGAAGCAGGAAATCTCTTTTTCTCGTTTTGTGTAGAAGAGAAACAGTTACCACTTGATTTACCATTAGCCTCTGTATCGATCTATTTTTCTGCTTTAATGAAGCAGATTTTGGAGGAGCAAGGCTCGAAGGTGTGGTTGAAGTGGCCCAATGATTTTTACTGTAATGACACAAAAATTGGAGGTATGATTACCACCAAAATTGGTGCTACGATTGTAGGCTCAATAGGTCTTAATCTTAGCATTGCACCTGAAAATTTCGGGACTTTAGATATCATCGTTACACCAAATGCTTTAGCCGAAGATTTAATTAGAAAGGTTGAGGAAAAAATATCGTGGAAGAAAGTTTTTAGTAAATATAAGATAGAATTTGATCAAAACCGAAACTTTTCTTTCCATTTGGATGGCAAATTGGTCTCGTTGCGTGACGCGATATTGTGTGATGATGGCTCTATAGAGCTAGAAAATAAAAAGGTGTACAGTTTACGATGA
- a CDS encoding ParA family protein produces the protein MSEIIAIANQKGGVGKTTTAINLAASLAVAEKRVLLIDIDPQANATTGLGFHRSDYEYNIYHVLIGRKRLSQVILETSLSTLHVAPSNIGLVGVEKEFYDNNTKGRELILKTKIEEIKDQYDYIIIDSPPALGSITINALSAANSVIIPIQCEFFALEGLAQLLNTVKLIKKTINPTLEIKGFLPTMYSTQNNLSKQVFADLKEHFKSKLFVDKESASYVVIPRNIKLAESPSFGKPIILYDVESPGSKAYQNLANSILVS, from the coding sequence ATGAGTGAGATTATAGCGATAGCAAATCAAAAGGGTGGTGTTGGTAAAACAACGACCGCTATCAATTTGGCTGCCTCCTTAGCAGTTGCTGAAAAGCGCGTGTTATTGATCGATATTGACCCTCAAGCCAATGCTACAACAGGCCTTGGTTTTCACAGAAGTGACTATGAGTACAACATCTATCACGTTCTTATCGGCAGAAAACGTCTCTCGCAAGTTATCCTTGAGACATCACTTTCAACGTTACATGTAGCACCGTCCAATATTGGTCTTGTAGGTGTTGAAAAAGAATTTTATGACAACAACACGAAAGGGCGCGAGCTCATTTTGAAAACAAAAATTGAAGAGATTAAAGATCAATATGATTACATTATCATTGATTCACCTCCAGCACTTGGAAGCATTACGATCAATGCTTTGAGTGCAGCAAACTCTGTGATTATTCCTATTCAGTGCGAATTCTTTGCACTTGAAGGTTTGGCGCAGTTGCTTAATACGGTGAAATTAATTAAAAAGACGATTAATCCGACACTTGAAATCAAAGGCTTTTTACCAACCATGTACAGCACCCAAAACAATCTCTCTAAACAAGTCTTTGCAGATCTCAAGGAGCATTTTAAAAGTAAATTGTTTGTTGATAAAGAGAGTGCTTCGTATGTGGTAATACCACGCAATATTAAACTTGCGGAATCCCCAAGTTTTGGCAAACCTATTATTTTATACGACGTAGAATCACCTGGTTCTAAAGCGTACCAAAATCTTGCTAATTCGATTTTGGTGAGTTAA
- a CDS encoding ParB/RepB/Spo0J family partition protein has product MSAKKVLGRGLSAIIEDVEEAYKQDIEQAKDLVRDIAIERITPNPYQPRTHFNEVALKELSESIKRHGLLQPIIVVAKDDGYMLLAGERRLRASKLAGFTKIKAIVADIESKNLRELALIENIQREDLNPVELAIAYKELIEEYKITQDGLSEIIHKSRTQITNTIRLLSLSDQTKKYLAEGILSQGHAKVLVGLEPKDEETVVNTILGQKLSVRETEALVKKLKTTDDTTGKQEKTAPAIPEELQTLKSRLKELGFEATPKANTITIHFKNGEAIYTFLEQLK; this is encoded by the coding sequence ATGAGTGCAAAGAAAGTCTTAGGACGAGGTTTAAGTGCCATTATTGAAGATGTAGAAGAAGCGTACAAGCAAGATATTGAGCAAGCAAAAGATTTGGTACGTGACATTGCCATTGAGCGCATTACCCCTAACCCATACCAACCACGTACGCATTTTAATGAAGTTGCATTAAAAGAACTCAGTGAATCGATTAAACGACATGGATTATTACAGCCGATCATTGTTGTTGCTAAAGATGATGGCTATATGCTTCTTGCGGGTGAGCGACGTTTACGTGCAAGTAAACTTGCAGGTTTTACAAAAATCAAAGCCATCGTTGCAGACATCGAATCAAAGAATCTACGTGAATTAGCCCTCATTGAAAATATTCAAAGAGAAGATCTTAATCCAGTTGAGCTTGCGATTGCGTATAAAGAACTGATTGAAGAGTATAAAATAACCCAAGATGGTCTTTCTGAAATCATTCATAAGAGCCGAACACAAATTACGAATACAATTCGACTTTTAAGTTTAAGTGATCAAACTAAAAAATATCTTGCCGAGGGTATCCTCTCACAAGGTCATGCGAAAGTTCTTGTGGGACTTGAACCTAAAGATGAAGAGACGGTCGTCAATACCATTTTAGGTCAAAAACTCAGTGTTCGTGAGACTGAAGCATTGGTTAAAAAACTTAAAACTACTGATGATACAACTGGTAAACAAGAAAAGACCGCACCTGCTATTCCAGAAGAACTTCAAACACTTAAAAGTAGGCTAAAAGAGCTTGGCTTTGAGGCTACACCAAAAGCGAATACGATTACAATCCATTTTAAAAACGGTGAAGCAATCTATACTTTTTTGGAGCAATTGAAGTAA
- a CDS encoding FoF1 ATP synthase subunit B': MLDIIPALLLVTGTVFLVLLILLNKTLYKPLLEFIDNRNNSINRDLENAGKNASDVVAYYKEVETILSEGKMEAAKIREAALNEAREKAAKKVEQKKSNLEVQGVAFLKTLESEKDEFKNGLLAQMPLFKESVSAKLSHI; encoded by the coding sequence ATGTTGGATATTATCCCAGCACTGTTACTGGTGACTGGAACTGTATTTTTAGTTTTGTTAATACTTCTTAACAAAACGCTTTATAAACCCCTTTTGGAGTTTATCGACAATAGAAATAACTCTATTAATCGTGATTTAGAAAATGCAGGGAAAAATGCCAGTGATGTTGTAGCCTACTATAAAGAAGTAGAAACGATTTTGTCTGAGGGCAAAATGGAAGCAGCGAAAATTAGAGAAGCTGCGCTAAACGAAGCTAGAGAAAAAGCTGCAAAAAAAGTTGAGCAAAAAAAGAGTAATCTTGAAGTTCAAGGTGTTGCATTTTTGAAGACTTTAGAGTCAGAAAAAGATGAGTTTAAAAATGGTCTGTTGGCACAAATGCCTCTTTTCAAAGAGAGTGTTTCTGCTAAACTAAGCCATATTTAA
- a CDS encoding F0F1 ATP synthase subunit B, whose amino-acid sequence MKMNYFLLLLAPIALFANGGESGGSTDILPRTINFLIFAAIMYYYVADAAKQWYVGRKNEIATKLDSIQVKLKESNSKKEVALAKVEEAKANARALVETAKKEAILLSEKVVQDAEAEIESLERAFDDRVSIERRKMQRAIVCEILDEMFKEGSISLDNDEIVKIVNKKVA is encoded by the coding sequence ATGAAAATGAACTATTTTTTACTTTTGTTAGCTCCAATAGCGCTTTTTGCCAATGGTGGTGAAAGTGGTGGATCAACTGATATTCTTCCTAGAACCATCAACTTTCTAATCTTTGCTGCAATTATGTATTACTACGTTGCAGATGCGGCTAAGCAGTGGTATGTTGGACGTAAAAATGAGATTGCAACAAAGTTAGATTCTATTCAAGTAAAACTTAAAGAATCAAACAGCAAAAAAGAAGTTGCACTTGCTAAAGTTGAAGAAGCAAAAGCAAATGCAAGAGCTCTTGTGGAAACAGCAAAAAAAGAGGCAATTCTTTTAAGTGAGAAAGTTGTACAAGATGCAGAAGCAGAAATTGAAAGCTTAGAGAGAGCATTTGACGATCGTGTGAGTATTGAGCGTCGTAAAATGCAAAGAGCTATTGTGTGCGAAATTCTAGATGAGATGTTTAAAGAGGGTTCAATCTCTTTAGATAATGACGAAATCGTTAAAATTGTTAATAAGAAGGTTGCATAA
- a CDS encoding F0F1 ATP synthase subunit delta, which produces MSGAIAKKYVNALMSGCTEGELTAAYGLLVQLAEAFKIEKFNNIVLSPDVSSKTKEELVLSLVETKNVKFQNFIKLLNSNDRLELIPVVAKELKYQLSLKNNTFEGSVSTNFKMSQSQIAMLEENFSKKFNAKIKLNANVNSYPGIKVELDDLGVEVSFSVERLKAQMTEHILKAI; this is translated from the coding sequence ATGAGTGGAGCAATAGCAAAAAAATATGTTAATGCTCTCATGAGTGGATGTACTGAAGGTGAATTAACAGCGGCTTATGGATTGTTAGTTCAATTGGCTGAAGCATTTAAGATAGAGAAATTTAATAACATTGTTCTCTCTCCAGATGTTTCTTCGAAAACTAAAGAAGAACTTGTATTATCTTTAGTCGAAACCAAAAATGTGAAATTTCAAAATTTCATTAAATTACTGAATAGCAATGATCGATTAGAATTGATTCCCGTTGTGGCAAAAGAGCTAAAATACCAGCTCTCTTTGAAAAACAATACTTTTGAAGGCAGTGTTTCAACTAACTTTAAAATGAGTCAATCACAAATTGCGATGTTAGAAGAAAATTTTAGTAAAAAATTTAATGCTAAGATCAAATTAAACGCAAATGTAAACAGTTATCCGGGCATTAAAGTAGAATTAGATGATTTAGGTGTTGAAGTAAGTTTCTCCGTTGAGCGTCTTAAAGCTCAAATGACAGAGCATATCTTAAAAGCAATTTAA
- the atpA gene encoding F0F1 ATP synthase subunit alpha yields MKADEISSIIKERIENFELNVDIEETGKVISVADGVANVYGLKNVMAGEMVEFENGERGMALNLEESSVGIVVLGSCTDIKEGSSVKRLSKLLRVPVGEALVGRVVNSLGDPIDAKGPINATETRFVEEKAHGIMARKSVHEPLQTGIKAIDALVPIGRGQRELIIGDRQTGKTTIAIDTIINQKGQNVTCIYVAIGQKQSTVAQVVKKLEEHGAMEYTIIVNAGASDSAAMQFLAPYAGVSMGEFFRDSGKHALIVYDDLSKHAVAYREMSLILRRPPGREAYPGDVFYLHSRLLERAAKVNDELGAGSLTALPIIETQAGDVSAYIPTNVISITDGQIFLESDLFNSGIRPAINVGLSVSRVGGAAQIKATKQVAGTMRLDLAQYRELQAFAQFASDLDESSRKQLERGQRMVELLKQPPYAPIAVEKQILIIFAGAKGYLDSIDVKSVGRFEAELNSYVEAKYADIFEQLKAKKAIDKELEELLHKALSEFKATFAVK; encoded by the coding sequence ATGAAAGCTGATGAAATCAGTTCAATCATTAAAGAGCGTATTGAAAACTTTGAGCTTAATGTAGATATCGAAGAGACAGGAAAAGTTATTTCTGTAGCGGATGGTGTTGCAAACGTTTATGGTTTGAAAAACGTTATGGCCGGTGAAATGGTTGAGTTTGAAAATGGCGAGAGAGGAATGGCACTTAACCTTGAAGAATCAAGCGTTGGTATCGTTGTTTTGGGTAGTTGTACTGATATTAAAGAAGGATCATCTGTAAAAAGATTGTCAAAACTTCTTCGTGTACCAGTTGGTGAAGCACTCGTTGGACGTGTTGTCAACTCTTTGGGTGACCCTATTGATGCGAAAGGTCCAATCAACGCAACTGAGACACGTTTCGTTGAAGAAAAAGCACATGGTATTATGGCACGTAAATCAGTTCATGAACCACTTCAGACAGGTATTAAAGCGATTGATGCCCTTGTACCAATTGGTAGAGGACAAAGAGAGCTTATTATCGGTGATAGACAAACAGGTAAAACAACGATTGCGATTGATACCATTATCAATCAAAAAGGTCAAAATGTTACATGTATTTATGTAGCAATCGGGCAAAAACAATCAACTGTTGCCCAAGTTGTTAAAAAACTTGAAGAACACGGTGCTATGGAATACACAATCATCGTTAATGCGGGTGCAAGTGATTCTGCTGCTATGCAATTCTTGGCTCCTTATGCGGGTGTTTCTATGGGTGAATTTTTCAGAGACAGTGGCAAACATGCCTTAATCGTTTATGATGATCTTTCAAAACACGCAGTTGCTTACCGTGAGATGTCATTGATTCTTAGACGTCCTCCGGGCCGTGAAGCATATCCAGGTGACGTTTTTTATCTACACTCCAGACTTCTTGAGCGTGCTGCAAAAGTTAATGATGAATTAGGTGCAGGTTCATTAACAGCTCTTCCAATCATTGAAACACAAGCGGGCGATGTATCAGCGTATATCCCAACCAACGTTATTTCAATTACAGATGGTCAAATTTTCTTGGAATCAGATCTCTTTAACTCAGGTATTCGTCCAGCAATTAACGTTGGTCTATCTGTTTCTCGTGTTGGTGGTGCTGCACAAATTAAAGCAACTAAACAAGTTGCAGGTACAATGAGACTTGATCTTGCTCAATACCGTGAGCTTCAAGCGTTTGCACAATTTGCAAGTGATCTTGACGAATCAAGTCGCAAGCAATTAGAGCGTGGTCAACGTATGGTTGAACTCTTGAAACAACCTCCTTATGCGCCAATTGCTGTTGAAAAACAGATTTTGATTATTTTTGCAGGTGCTAAAGGGTACTTAGATAGTATTGATGTTAAATCAGTAGGCCGTTTTGAAGCGGAACTTAACTCTTATGTTGAAGCAAAGTATGCAGATATTTTTGAACAACTTAAAGCTAAAAAAGCGATTGATAAAGAGCTTGAAGAGCTATTACATAAGGCATTGAGCGAGTTTAAAGCGACGTTTGCAGTCAAGTAA
- the atpG gene encoding ATP synthase F1 subunit gamma, whose product MANLKEIKRKIKSVQNTQKTTRAMKLVSTAKLKRAEMAAKQSRVYAVKINEVLTEIAYKINQYKNGAVESRFFDKNETPGTVDVIFVTADKGLCGGFNIQTIKAVRKLLAEYAEQKVTVRLRAVGRKGMAFFNFQGIELLTSYAGVSSSPSYEKAQEIIKSAIDDFVEGKTDKVILIHNGYKNMISQELKIVDIVPVQSPLETLETSSLMELEPDESGEEILDSLLQKYFEYNMYYALIDSLAAEHSSRMQAMENATNNAKERVGILTLAYNKARQESITTELIEIISGVESMK is encoded by the coding sequence ATGGCAAACCTTAAAGAGATAAAAAGAAAAATCAAGAGTGTTCAAAATACTCAAAAAACGACACGAGCTATGAAGCTTGTTTCAACTGCAAAGTTGAAACGAGCCGAAATGGCTGCTAAGCAATCACGTGTGTATGCCGTTAAAATTAACGAAGTACTAACTGAAATTGCTTATAAAATCAACCAGTACAAAAATGGTGCTGTTGAGAGTCGTTTCTTTGATAAAAATGAGACTCCAGGCACTGTAGATGTCATTTTTGTGACAGCTGACAAAGGTCTCTGTGGTGGCTTTAATATTCAAACCATTAAAGCAGTTCGCAAACTTTTAGCAGAATATGCAGAACAAAAAGTAACTGTAAGATTACGTGCAGTTGGTAGAAAAGGTATGGCGTTTTTCAATTTTCAAGGAATTGAACTCTTAACCTCCTATGCAGGTGTAAGTTCATCTCCAAGTTATGAAAAAGCACAAGAAATTATCAAAAGTGCAATTGATGATTTTGTCGAAGGCAAAACTGACAAAGTTATCTTGATACATAATGGTTATAAAAATATGATTTCCCAAGAGTTGAAAATCGTGGATATTGTACCTGTACAATCTCCTCTTGAAACACTCGAAACAAGTTCTCTAATGGAATTAGAGCCAGATGAGAGTGGTGAAGAGATTTTAGATTCATTGCTACAAAAGTATTTTGAATACAATATGTACTATGCACTCATTGATTCATTAGCGGCTGAACACAGCTCGAGAATGCAAGCAATGGAGAATGCAACCAATAACGCGAAAGAGCGTGTTGGCATTTTAACATTAGCATACAATAAAGCTAGACAAGAGTCTATTACTACTGAGCTCATTGAGATTATCAGTGGTGTAGAATCTATGAAATAA